A single window of Paenibacillus sp. SYP-B4298 DNA harbors:
- a CDS encoding PDZ domain-containing protein: MARWHRWYLYGMTAVIALCAFGELIWVPDVLRIGQLYWIDLLNGLVFALVVPPLLWVGGAVMALLASFQGYSPQDGEAQGGKPAAGFKARRRWLLVRHGSILLMAALAAGLLCYMGIVGELSLLLLAVAAGSIALIWLLAIWDAALHERYRGGRLPWRSLLALVLSATLLSGLFWPTSQMVTYPGLAVNMNRYVHVEGGQPHGEIMGLLVFDRPAFLADWLYAKLFPAYTFRPIETLGMSLGQYESLVRDLKAEADQIGSAIALHEAGIGAGVKRSGAKVVLVEVEGPAHGELKPGDIIVQVNDAQVARLVDLRAQMADVVPGSTVRLALLRDGERLSREVLTKGNPEQPGQAIMGIQVTDSLEPDLPRKVAFRRYFAHEGGPSHGAALALALLDQLIPGGVTNGHRVAVTGTIDADGQIGRIGGIRQKAFTAKRDGADVFFVPKGQEEEAQAGAPGLRIIPVDTFEEMLIWLRRSAI, encoded by the coding sequence ATGGCGCGATGGCATCGATGGTATCTATACGGGATGACGGCAGTGATTGCCCTCTGCGCGTTCGGCGAGTTGATCTGGGTGCCGGATGTGCTCCGAATTGGTCAATTGTACTGGATTGATCTGTTGAATGGGCTCGTATTTGCGCTGGTGGTTCCGCCGCTGCTATGGGTGGGCGGGGCAGTGATGGCGCTGCTCGCCTCGTTCCAGGGATATTCCCCCCAAGATGGGGAAGCCCAAGGGGGCAAGCCTGCTGCCGGCTTCAAGGCACGACGGCGCTGGCTGCTTGTCCGGCATGGCAGTATTCTGCTCATGGCGGCGCTGGCTGCTGGCTTGCTCTGTTATATGGGCATTGTGGGCGAGCTGTCTCTCCTGCTGCTGGCTGTTGCGGCAGGGAGCATCGCGCTCATCTGGCTCCTTGCGATCTGGGATGCCGCACTTCATGAACGGTATCGAGGAGGTCGCCTGCCCTGGCGCAGCCTGCTCGCACTGGTGCTATCCGCCACACTGCTGTCCGGGCTATTCTGGCCGACCTCGCAGATGGTCACCTACCCTGGGCTGGCGGTTAATATGAACCGCTACGTCCATGTGGAGGGCGGGCAGCCGCATGGCGAGATTATGGGACTGCTGGTGTTCGATCGTCCCGCTTTTCTGGCAGATTGGCTATATGCCAAACTGTTCCCGGCGTATACCTTCCGGCCGATCGAGACGCTCGGCATGTCGCTTGGCCAGTATGAGAGTCTAGTGCGCGATCTGAAGGCAGAGGCGGATCAGATTGGCAGCGCCATTGCGTTGCATGAAGCAGGCATTGGCGCCGGAGTGAAGCGCAGCGGCGCGAAGGTGGTGCTGGTGGAGGTAGAAGGGCCGGCTCATGGGGAGTTGAAGCCGGGCGACATCATCGTGCAGGTCAACGATGCACAGGTGGCGAGGCTTGTCGATCTGAGGGCACAGATGGCGGATGTGGTGCCCGGCAGTACGGTGCGGCTCGCGCTGCTGCGCGATGGAGAGCGCCTGAGCCGCGAGGTGCTGACCAAGGGCAATCCAGAGCAGCCAGGGCAAGCGATCATGGGCATTCAGGTGACGGACAGCCTGGAGCCTGACCTGCCGCGCAAGGTTGCCTTTCGCCGTTACTTTGCCCATGAGGGCGGGCCTTCGCATGGCGCGGCCCTGGCGCTGGCGCTGCTTGACCAGCTCATTCCGGGGGGCGTGACGAATGGGCATCGGGTGGCTGTCACGGGTACGATCGACGCTGATGGTCAGATCGGGCGCATCGGCGGCATTCGGCAGAAGGCGTTCACTGCCAAGCGCGATGGAGCCGATGTGTTTTTTGTCCCGAAGGGGCAGGAGGAGGAGGCGCAGGCGGGAGCGCCAGGTCTGCGCATTATCCCTGTGGATACCTTTGAGG
- a CDS encoding LytTR family transcriptional regulator DNA-binding domain-containing protein, translating to MSVALETKNVYENFEVETDILFFKVGSLGMVSFHGRNYNIKKRMSAEQLQSMLAKACFVQVKSDCYANISKITAIENDHLYFGQELGDAKTIPVSKRKQAMIRELLLRKQHALQ from the coding sequence ATGAGTGTAGCGTTGGAAACCAAAAATGTATACGAAAACTTTGAGGTGGAAACGGACATTCTTTTTTTCAAAGTCGGCTCACTGGGCATGGTCAGCTTTCACGGCAGAAACTATAACATTAAAAAGAGGATGTCTGCAGAACAGCTCCAATCCATGCTCGCCAAAGCCTGCTTTGTGCAGGTGAAATCGGATTGTTACGCCAATATCAGCAAGATTACCGCCATCGAGAACGATCATCTCTACTTCGGACAGGAGCTTGGCGATGCCAAGACGATTCCTGTGTCCAAACGGAAGCAAGCGATGATTAGAGAACTGCTGCTGCGCAAGCAACACGCCCTGCAATAA
- a CDS encoding MraY family glycosyltransferase — protein MLYFLGFIVSFIIVYALIPPFAKLAFKLDYVDKPRQDVERKLHRQPIPLTASYPIFIGFFITYLLITRDFSLQTGAMVLGGALLLLIGTIDDWYKTKGKDFPALPKLLVQVSAAVLVYASGIVFTGFVNPFSGEYIVLPTLLQFVLTILWIFGVTTVINFSDGLDGLAGGLSGISALTLFIVAVAMGQSNSAIMAIILVGITAAYLRFNKPPAKVFMGDAGATFLGFILAVIALDGAFKQATVLSLFIPILALGVPIFDNIFVVIKRFIQGKAIWQADATQVHYRLLRAGFNHKQALMVLFLISTCFSLSSIILLLVQS, from the coding sequence ATACTGTACTTTCTTGGCTTTATCGTGTCGTTTATTATCGTCTATGCACTTATACCGCCGTTCGCCAAGCTCGCCTTCAAGCTAGATTATGTAGACAAGCCCCGGCAAGATGTCGAGCGCAAGCTTCACCGGCAACCCATTCCGCTTACAGCCAGCTATCCGATCTTTATCGGCTTTTTTATTACATACCTGTTAATTACACGCGATTTTTCGCTACAGACAGGAGCCATGGTGCTTGGTGGCGCTCTGCTGCTGCTCATCGGCACGATCGACGACTGGTACAAGACCAAGGGCAAGGACTTCCCTGCACTGCCCAAGCTGCTCGTTCAAGTATCTGCAGCCGTGCTCGTCTACGCCTCAGGGATTGTGTTCACCGGCTTTGTCAATCCGTTCTCGGGCGAGTACATCGTCCTGCCAACACTGCTGCAATTTGTGCTGACCATCCTGTGGATCTTCGGCGTCACAACCGTCATTAACTTCTCGGACGGACTGGACGGGCTGGCAGGCGGCCTATCCGGCATCTCGGCGCTTACCCTGTTCATCGTAGCAGTCGCTATGGGGCAGTCCAATTCGGCGATTATGGCGATTATTCTGGTCGGCATTACGGCTGCTTATCTGCGCTTCAACAAACCGCCGGCCAAGGTGTTCATGGGGGATGCCGGAGCAACCTTCCTCGGCTTCATCCTGGCGGTGATCGCACTGGATGGCGCATTCAAGCAGGCGACGGTATTGTCGCTGTTCATACCGATCCTCGCACTCGGCGTGCCGATCTTCGACAATATCTTTGTCGTCATCAAGCGCTTCATCCAGGGCAAGGCGATCTGGCAGGCAGATGCAACACAGGTACATTATCGCCTGCTGCGTGCGGGATTCAACCATAAGCAGGCGCTGATGGTTCTGTTCCTCATTAGCACCTGCTTCAGCTTATCTTCTATTATACTGCTGCTTGTTCAATCCTAG